ACTGGCATACAGCACACCACGCTCATGAGAATCCCCCGAATCAAGGCCGACCCCTCGCTCCCTGCAGTCTATCACTGCATGTCCCGAGTCGCCGGCCGCCTCCCTCTCCTCGACGACTCCGCCAAGCACAAACTCGTGCAGATCCTCCACCACCTCGCCCGGTTCTGCGACATCGACATCATCACCTTCTGCATGATGTCCAACCACTTCCAC
This DNA window, taken from Verrucomicrobiia bacterium, encodes the following:
- a CDS encoding transposase encodes the protein MRIPRIKADPSLPAVYHCMSRVAGRLPLLDDSAKHKLVQILHHLARFCDIDIITFCMMSNHFH